The Equus quagga isolate Etosha38 chromosome 19, UCLA_HA_Equagga_1.0, whole genome shotgun sequence DNA segment AGAATTCAGAAAGCTGCAGCAGCACCACGTGGGCCACGTGGACGAGGCAGATGGCAGGATTCCCCCCCGAGGCTGAGCTCAGCCGGGAATTGGCATTAACAGGCACCCCCTGCCCCGCGCACACGGAGAAGCCAGTCTGGTCCTGCCTCTCGCTccatgccccagcccctccctggggtgCAGGCATCCAGAGGTCCTTCCCTCAGGCCAACCAATGCTGCCTGCCATTCCCAGACCtgctgctgtcccctctgcccctctcctgctttctcatccagctctctcctctgccaACAACCCTGGGCTCCAGTGGACACActtccccgcccctccccactgcACAGCATCCCGCGGGCAGGCCTTGCTTAGCTTTTTCAGCAGACACATGGGGACCTCTGGTTTACTCAGCCACCTCCCCCAAGACAGGGCCCCCTGCACTAAAGGATAAACTCCTTCCCACCTGTCGGGCGCTCAGTGATGTTTCTAGAATGGCGCATGAGGCCTGATCAGAGGAAAGGGGTGCCTGGCAGACCCACACACCCACAGCCAAATCATTTACCTGGAAGTGGGGAGCAGATGTGTCATCACTTGAGAACAAATCTGGGAGGTCACCCACTGCAGCCACTGGATGTCATCAGGAATGTCTGGAAGCCAGGTCACCAGTCTGCAAGAATAAAACCAAGAGACGCACACATTCACATCAGCACGAAGATAAGCTGACACAGAACAAGAAAACACCCAAACCAAAGGCAGATCTCTTACCACAATACCCTTTGTCTGCTAAAAGGCCAGGATCACTTCTAACCTCAATCAGATAAATTTCTGGAAGGTGGATTCCGGACGTTACGCCTAAAACCTGCCTACCCAAAAGCCCTGAAGCGAGGTTAGGCCAATTCTGAGGAAGGGAAGCTCAAGGGTTTAcatggaagtaaaagaaaaagtcttgGTTTTCCAGGATTCTACGTGTCTGTGGCACGATGCCCCGACGCAGAGACGCAGAGACTCAGAGACTCTGGTAGTGGAGACACCGTCCCCTCCCCGCAGCAGTGCTGTGCTTGGCCATGCGCAGGCCCAGCAGAGGGAGCACGGAGGAGGCCTGACTGCCGCCCTTCGCAGCCTCCCACACCCTGGGCTTTGATAAATGCCTGAACAGACCTCACCCAAGGCCAGGCGGTGTGGGGCGCAGGCGGCTAATTTGGTGGGGGTGAGGAAAGGATCTGGGAAGGCCACCGAGGGCCGGAGAGCTGAGCTGGACTTTGAAGGATGGGGTGGGCTCTAAAAGACAGACTGAAGGACAAGATGGACGAACTCGCTAAAAACAAAGTCAACACCAAAGTAAATCTGCGGAACCCGGTAAAAGGTAAGACGGGTGCCCGGGATTCCGGCACCCACAGGCGTGTGCCTCACGTCCTTCCCAACGTACCGTGAATAACACCCCCCCAAGAAACGTGCGGACCTACAAGAAGCGACAGACCTTGAGCAGCAAtgagtggagagggaggggcaggcgcTTGTCACTGGGGCTCCTGCCGGGTGTTCCGCGCAGCCCCACGGCACAAGGagcccagccccaggctgagggCCTGGCAAGGAATCTCTCACTTAGTCGCCACCCAACCCTGTGAGGAAGACACAGGCCACGTGCAACGCTCACCTCTGGACCACAGCGATCGCGGACTCCAGAGGCAGCGTGTAGGGCAACATGACATAGGACATCACCCTAATCGGTAGGAAGTTGCAAAACTTGCTCATGTATCCACCTTGGGGTTTCAGTGCTTCACTCAGTGCTGAAAAAGACAATTTGGAGGTCTGTCTCCCTCCAGCAGAAAAACCCAACCACCTTACCCAGGGGGAGCCGGGAATTTCTATGAAATACACAAATCCTGGCAGCCAAAGAATCAGCACCCTTCACAAATGATATCAAACGAGGAACGTGCCCAGAACAGCCCTTGGATAGCCACAGGGTACAGGGTTCCCAATTATCGACTCCCTTTTAAATTAacaactatttttggaagagtACACACACTTCTCAAACACCCCACTGGCTTTCTTAGCTTTTCCTTGTACCTTCGGCTGGATTCCATCTCCTTCTGcctgggacccccccccccagccttcTATTTCCCCCCGAAGGACCTCATGACGCCTCAAACCACGTTAACCTGGGCAGCTGCTGGTTTGTGCAGCTCCTAGGGCGTCAGGGCCTTGGGGGCAAGGAATGGTGTCCCGTTCACCTTTGAGTTTCTCCGAATGCCAGTTGGAAGCTGGTTTGTGCACTCATCTGTCCATCTAACAGCTGAGGACATGATACAATATATGACCATTCAGTGAAGGTTCAAAACTGTGGGTTAGGAGGGAGGGGGAAACCAAGAGAGGCCCCTTGAGAAACAAGGCtttgagggctggcccggtggctaagtggttaagttagtgcactccactttggcagcctgagggtttcgcaggctcagatcctgggcacggacatggcaccactcatcaggccatgctgaggcagcgtcccacatagcagagccagaagaacctacaactagaatatacaactatgtactgggagactttgggaaaaagaagaaaaaaaaaacaaaagaagattggcaacagatgttagctcaggcaccaatttaaaaaaaaaaaaaggcgtgggccagcccggtggtgcagcggttaagtccgcatgttctgcttcagcagcctgaggttcgctggttccgatctcgggtgcggacatggcaccgcttggcaagccatgctgtggtaggcatcccacatagaaagtagaggaagatgggcacggatgttagctcagggccagtcttcctcagcaaaaagaggaggattggtggcaaatgttagctcagggctaatcttcctcaaaaaaaaaaaaaaagatgcctttGAGATGGAAGAACAGGCAGAGAATGTGTTCTGAAAGAACGAGCCCACCACTGGGGCCCCCAAAATCCAGTGTGCCCGGACCCCAGGAGCAGAGAGCATGCCTGGTTAACTCCAGATGGGCTCAGCTGGAGTTGTCCTCTGGCCATGACCCTGTGGGAAGGGAAACTGAGCAAGATGCCTGAGTGGATGGGAGGCCTGTGCCGGGAGCTGGGGGCCCCAAGGGCCTGCCCTGCCGCTCcgcctcttctcttccttcctaacACACAGCAGAGAAGCCCTGTCAGCCTCTGGAACAGTCCCAGAGAACGACACCCTCTGCCATCCTGCCCCGTGAGGAGTCAGCACCTATGGTGAGCGTGGGCGACAGGGTCTCCAGGATGCTCTCGTCCCAGCGCGGGATGTTGAGACGCAGGTGGTCCAGCAGCTCATCTCCCTCAGGACTCGTCACCCCCGGGGCAGACCCCAGGCTCATGTGTTCCCAGAGGGGCGCGAGGACCTCCGGCTCTTCGGAAGATAAATTCTGGTATAGATGGGGCCTGTCACAGATGCCTACGGAGGGCACAGCAAGCAAACCGTGAGGCGCATCTGGGCAGCAGAGGTCATGACTCACCGCCCACCCACCCACAGACTGACACGTGAGGCTGCAGGCCGTTCGCAGCTAAGTACAAGGCGAGGACAGGACAAAGGTAGGCCTTCCTCACCGGGAGAAAGAAGTGTGGGGCTGTGAAGCCGGACAGATGTGGGTTGGCTCCTGGCTCGATCATTCACTGGCTGTGTGGGCTTCAGAGCAACATGTGGATTCATGAGATGGAAATATAAGGATCATAACTAATCGATAATAACTGAACCACTGGCTCGGCCTGCATTCCAGGCCCTGAGTTAGGAACTTCACGGTCAGGCCTTGCAGCAGCCATTCCACTGCTAGCATTATCATCATCTCCACTTTCCAACCGAGCAatcagaagcacagagaggttaagagattcatccaaagccacacagccagtaTATGGCAGagtgggacttgaacccaggtctgacgTCTGAGGTAGTGCGCTTCCATCACAAGCCTCAAAAGGAGCCTCAGGTGAGGGAGTTTGTGCAGGCACTGCCCCGGGTGCTGGGGCTCAGTAGCTGATAGAGGGAGTgcttcctgctctcatggaattGGCATGttgggtggggacaggggacaggTAGTTTCAGATGCCCACAGCTGACCCAGGCTCACCTCTTGCTTCTAACCTCAGGTCAAAAAGACCAGGGGCTGCTCCTGGCTGCCCGCACCTTCCTCCCTACGTTACACCTCCCACTTCCACCGCCCTGGATCTTTCCGGCCTCTACTAGACACGTTGGTCACCCTCTGGGGACGTCACTTTCCCTTGGGTATATTTCAAAGACTCTGTTCCCACAGGacctctgccccacccccgcGTGTCCTCTGCAGGACCCGGGGAAGCCAGTCTGGACAAGGACCTGGCTTAGATCTTTAAACCCAAACCCCACACAGACGCTGCACAGGCTCAGCCACACAGCAGTCTCTGAAATCACTGAGAATCACCTCGACATCACTTACTCCGAGCTCCCCTGGCTACAGATGTGGGAAcgggggcccagggagggaaggCGGCTCGACGGGAGCCGGGGAGGCAGGAAACCGCGGAGTAAGCCAAGTCCAGCCCCACGGAGTTTGCTGTGGTCATCTACTCCTGGACTGCCCCCAATTTCATCCCCAGTCTAGACTGCTCTCCGGAACTCTGCACTCTGGCATTGGGCTGTCTCTTGCACAACCAGTCCCCAAATTACCCTGGGGCACCACGCACCCATGTGTCCCACACAGAGCTCACCAGCTTCCCTCCCAACTGCTCCCTCCCAACTGTCCTGAACCTGGGAGCAGAGCCCCCCGCTCCCCCCCCCACAGCCAGGAGCCAGGCTTGagtcttcctcttcccaaatgtccGGTTAGTCACCTCCAAGTCCTGTACCCTCCGGCCCCTTCCGCCACCCTCGTTGCCCTGACCCTGGCCAGGTCTCTAGGTGCTTCATTGGCCTGCTGGATGCTGGTCTCACCctctccacactgcagccagggGGGCGTCTTCCAAAGCTGTCCTCTGacctccctcactcctgcttcagcagccctcaGTGGCTCCCTATGGCTGCGGGATGCAAACCCCTCACCACGTCCACAAGGCCCAGCTTTGCCCCTCCTCCTTTCATTTATCAccatccctgcccctctcctctccgTCCATCTCTCAGCATCCCCACCTCCACTACTCCAGTTATACAggccttcttctttttttttttttaaggtgaggaagattggtcctgagctaacatctgttgccagtcttcctctattttgtacgtgggatgccaccacagcatggcttgatgagcagtgtgtaggtccgcacccaggatccaaacccatgaaccccaggccacagaagtggagagcatgaacttaaccactacgccaccggtcCAGCCCCCTACACAGGCCTTCTTTCCAACAGACTGCACTCTGTTGCTTGCAGGACTCACCCCCAGGTCCCACATGCCAGAATGCTCCTAGTCATCCCCAAAGCCTCAACGTGGATTCACATCCTTCTGGAAGCCCTACTTCCCCCACGCCTTGCAGACCCCTGCTATGTGGTCCTATAGCGTCCTCTGTCTGCCAGCAGGGAACTCAGCACACCGTCACCCTCCTTTCTCATCTGCCCACCACAGGACTATGCACCCCGAGGAGCACGGCCACACCTGTCCGTCCACTGCAGTATCCCTGCCACAGAGCCAAGTGCCCAGCACGACACAGTCGCCATTTTCTGAGTAGAGAAATACACAGACACCCTTTAAACCACACCGTCTCCTTGGTCTTAGCCAAAGACTAATTCAGAGGATCGATACATGAATCACCTTTTAGTATTGATACAAGCTGGTCCCAGGCACATCTGCTATTTGGTTCCACCCTAATATTTTGAGAACCCAACCCCCGCAGCCTGGATGAACCAGAATGACTGAAAGGCAAGAACCTGCCCCAGAAAGGATAACTGGTCTAGTGGGTGCAACCCACACCTGGCTGGTGACAGCTACTCTGATTGCTTCCCTCGGAAGCCAGGCTCAGACACCCTGTGTCACGTCAGCCCTCGTTAAACAAAACGTTCACTAGGTCAagtagaacagaaaaacaaacaggtctgtaaaatggggcaaagaTTCCCCGCCTCCCGGGGTGAGTGAGTGAGCGGCCGAGCAGGACCGTAGGTCAAGGTGCTGAGCACGGAGTGACATCACTAACAGCAGCCTCTGGTTTACCAGGACTGCTACCAAGAAGCCGTGCAAAGGGCCTATGTTCCCCTCGCCCGTACGTACCATTCTCCTCCAAGAACCTGACTGCGTCTAAATACCCTCGAAGGCATATCTCTCCAAGCACCTGCAAGCAGATAAGCACATTAACTGCAGGGGGTGCTTCATCGGCACCACTCAGCTCAAGGTCACCTGAGAACGGCCGAGACAGACCGAGGATGCCACCAGGCCCGGGGCCCCTTCCACGTGCCAGGCACAGCAGAGCAAGGCTCGACAGAGGGCTCTGTGCTCCCGGGACGCAGCAGCCCCGCTCTCCTGCGGGACTCGGCTGGAATGACATCCCCTCCAAGGAGACTTTGCTGGCGCCCCACGCGACAGGGGCAGGTCTCCCTTGGTCCCTGGAGGGGCCTCCACCCTAACAAGTATCGGGGCCTCTTCTAGTTGGCACCGGGACAACAACAGCTGCCGCCTCGTCCGCACACGAAGCATACAGGCAAACCAGTTCTGTCGGACAGCCCTCCCTCTGTCCGGAGCACACGCCGGTGGTGTACATTGCACGGGGCCGCCTTCCTCCTCCCGGGGAACTGTGAGCGCCCACAGTCTACTCCTTGTCTTACTATGTTAGGGCGCTCAGGCCTACTGAAACGACGACAGCCAAGAAAGATTAAACCACCAAATGCAGTGTGGTTCTGGACCGTGGCTGCAAACAGCAATCAtcacagccagccctgatggcctagcagttaaagttcggtgcgctcggctttggcggcctgggttcggttcccgggcgcagaaccacaccgctcatctgtcagtggctgtgctgtggcggcagctcataTAGAACGAGGACTTAACagctagaatatccaactatgtcctggggctttggggaggggaaataaaagggaaaggaaggttggcaacaatTGTTGGCTCAGGACGGATTTTTCCcaagaagaacaaaaaatcaTCAgggtcacttaaaaaaaaatcctgctgcACCCAACTTAAACCACAGCCCCCGGAAGTGGAATCGGAGCAGACGCTGTTTCAATGTCCCCCAGTCATCCTCATGACCCAAGCGGGGGCAGCCCTCGGCTTCCGGAACAAGCCACTCTTCTCCGAGCTCTTATTCAATGTGGGGTCTGTTCGTTCATGTAGAGGACAGCTGGGAGATCTCCCAGCAAAGAGGGAAGCAAAGAAGAGCGGCgcccccaggccacacagccccCCGCCCCCTCACCTTGAGATCCGGAGGGAACAGTGCTCGGATGACCAGGTAGACGTTCTCCGAGCAGAGGCGCAGGCTGAGCCTGGCGAAGTCCATGTAAAGAAAGTTTGTGGATGTGGCTTTGGGGCAGATGTCGAACTCCCCATAGAAGGGGGACACTGTGATGGTAGTTTTCGCATCAAAGAAGGGTATATTGTTACTGAATCCTCCATCTACGTATCgcttttaaaggagaaaaaaaaaaggacatatgGTCAGCAGCCCTGGGCAGGTGTTTCATGTGGTTTTCAGATTCTGGGCTGAGGCTTCCCAGAGCCAGAGGCAGGTGCCATGGGATCTCTGGAATCACTCTTTCAACAAATCCTTATTGAGCATTTCTGTGCCGTGCCAGGCCAGGCTCTACGCTGGCATGTAGGGTTGCTACACACTGTTGTGCAGTTTGTGCACTGCACAAAAAGTGCCTGGCAAAGAGGCAGATGGAAGGTGGAGTCTAGCCCACGTTGTGTTGGCCAAGTCCTAAGCCCGGGCAAGCACCCATAGCCACACTCTTGTAATCTGCATAAAGGGGCCATATAGACCAGGGACGCTGGGTGCACTGGGGACAGTGTCCTAAAGGATACAGATGGTCATGGGTTCAATTCCAGAGCCCCTTGTTGCTGGGGAAACCGGGGGCAGGATACTCAACCTGTGAGCCTGCATCTCCccacatttctcatttctctcaaaATGAGAACCAACACCTTGAGGAGTTTGGGTACTCGAATGGAACAGTGACCCTGAGACCCAGACAGGCCCCAGAAAAGGTCCTCTTATCCCACAACTAAGCGGCATTTGGGAGAAGTTCCCGTGAGCATCAGTTTTCCTGCATCCATATCCTTAAAGGAGCTCAGGCTGCGGCAGGCAGACTCCGCTACAATTTGGACCGAGTCTGCGTCTACCAAGCCAACGTCGGCACAATTCCCAAACCCTCGACCATCACAGCCTGGCCAGCAGTGCCCAGGGAAGA contains these protein-coding regions:
- the PNPLA3 gene encoding 1-acylglycerol-3-phosphate O-acyltransferase PNPLA3, which gives rise to MYDPERGWSMSFSGCGFLGFYHVGVTCCLGERAPHLLRDARMFLGASGGALHVVSFLSGMPLELRVQILIKISRSARSRNIGIFHPSFNLDRQIREDLHRHLPGNVHQLISGKICISLTRVSDGENVMVSDFRSKDEVVDALMCSCFIPFLSGLMPPSFRGVRYVDGGFSNNIPFFDAKTTITVSPFYGEFDICPKATSTNFLYMDFARLSLRLCSENVYLVIRALFPPDLKVLGEICLRGYLDAVRFLEENGICDRPHLYQNLSSEEPEVLAPLWEHMSLGSAPGVTSPEGDELLDHLRLNIPRWDESILETLSPTLTIALSEALKPQGGYMSKFCNFLPIRVMSYVMLPYTLPLESAIAVVQRLVTWLPDIPDDIQWLQWVTSQICSQVMTHLLPTSRSQAPVSSQQPSLQKPEHSGHCWAPHSPADLGTALWTVH